A window of Sinimarinibacterium sp. NLF-5-8 genomic DNA:
GCCAGATTGTGATGCGTTGTCAGTGCCTTGCCTTCAACGTACTGGTTGTCCCAGACCACGAAAGTGTCGGTGAAAGTACCGCCAATATCGACAGAAACACGTTTCATCGGAAGCATCCTTTAGTGGTGGGAATGGCCATGGGCATGGGCGTGGCGCGCGCGCGCGATCCGCACTTTTTCCAGCGCCAGATCAGGCGCGGTGGCGGGCTCCAGCACCTCATCCCGATCCTTCCACTGCGCCTTGAGCGCATCCAGATCAAGGTCGATGTCGTGCAGCGGCGGATGGCCGGGCGGCAAATACTCGGCCTCGACCAGGACGCCGCACCCTGAGCAGTAGTACTCCAGGATCCGGCACCAGTCAGGGTCGGGAGCGTAGGTGCGCTCATACATTTCGGGGTTGAGCAATGGCTTGTGGATTTCGCGCGGGTCGCGGTTGTAAACCAGCAGCCCGCGCTTGTAGTTGTGCCGGGCACTGCCGTGCACATGGCTACAGCGGCGACACTCCCACTGCTCGGTATCCAGATTGATGCGCAGATATTCGGTGATCAAAACATTCATGGCGGTGTTTCCTTCAAATGTGCTGGGAATGGCCGCAGCCGGCTACTGTCGCGTCAGCAGCATGTCGCCTGCTTCGTTGAGCTCGAACTGCCAGCCGTGATCGATCCACGCTGTGAAAAAGTCATCCTCGACCACCGCCGCCCCGGGCGCCGCCGCGCCCGCGCCCAGCGCATCGACGCGATACAGCGGCACCGCCTCGCCCTTGAGCGTGCGCATGGCGCTGGACTCGGCGCGCGCGCGCGGTTGCCCAAAGCGACCCTGCAACCGCGCATGACGCAAGGGCTTGACCGCCAGCAGCGACAACACCACCCGCGTCCCCGGTTCAACCGCATCCGGCAGCGCTGCGTCGATCGGCAACAGCTGCGCTTCTTGCCCGGGCACCCGCAGTGACAGTTCGACCCGGCACTGATCCCAATCCGCCCCTTCGGCAAACATGCCGCGTTGCGCGCGCTCGATCAGTTGCGCGCGCGCGCTGGCAAAGCTCTGTGCATCCACCGTTGCAATCGAAACTTCATGCTCATGCCCAACATCCGAAAAGCCGATGCCGAATGCCGAAAACACCGGCGCCAGTGCCGGAATGATGACCTGACCAATGCCGGCCGCCTCGGCAATGCGGCACGCCAGCAACGGGCCGCCGCCGCCAAACGCGGCCAATGTGGTCTGCGCATCCGCCGCACGG
This region includes:
- a CDS encoding acetone carboxylase subunit gamma, producing MNVLITEYLRINLDTEQWECRRCSHVHGSARHNYKRGLLVYNRDPREIHKPLLNPEMYERTYAPDPDWCRILEYYCSGCGVLVEAEYLPPGHPPLHDIDLDLDALKAQWKDRDEVLEPATAPDLALEKVRIARARHAHAHGHSHH